A single window of Nicotiana sylvestris chromosome 5, ASM39365v2, whole genome shotgun sequence DNA harbors:
- the LOC104231182 gene encoding pescadillo homolog translates to MPKHYRPAGKKKEGNAARYITKSQAVKYLQVSLSLFRKLCILKGIFPREPKKKVKGNHHTYYHTKDILFLKHEPLLEKFREMRAYEKKIKKAVSKKNRDLAERLLTRKPTYTLDMLIRERYPKFIDALRDLDDCLSMVHLFAALPAVEREKIPVNRVHNCRRLSHEWQAYISRTHKLRKTFISVKGIYYQAEIDGQKITWLTPHALQQVLPADVDYNIMLTFLEFYETLLAFVNFKLYHSINVKYPPILDSRLEALAADLYALSRFFDSRASMTESKAASIFDSDVSKETNYDESELRLAQLQQQLPSNEPGALMHLVQNAAESDEDDSETRKCKALFKDVKFFLSREVPRESLLFVIPAFGGIVSWDGEGAPFKETDQSITHQIVDRPTQGHKFLSREYVQPQWIYDCINARILLPVDEYVVGRIPPPHLSPFVDNEAEGYVPEYAETIKRLQAAARQEVLPMPGVGKEDLDDPQNLLVEGVIDRAEAIEAAEKKRKMSILQKQYHDELKKELGSTQISAASDGNKDSVSEDIDTGGDSLPDIRQISKDADSMSDVLMPRKKRKLLDAMKRGKEKKQANVDRLKQRNRMIKEGKISEK, encoded by the exons ATGCCGAAGCATTACAGGCCTGCT ggaaagaaaaaggaaggaaATGCAGCAAGATATATTACAAAATCACAAGCTGTGAAATACCTTCAAGTCAGTTTATCACTGTTCAG GAAGCTATGCATCTTGAAAGGTATTTTCCCCCGTGAACCAAAGAAGAAGGTTAAGGGAAACCACCATACCTACTATCACACGAAAGATATTTTGTTCCTTAAACATGAGCCCTTACTCGAGAAGTTCAGAGAAATGCGAGCATACGAGAAAAAGATTAAAAAAGCAGTCTCAAAGAAAAATCGGGATCTTGCTGAACGCCTGTTAACTCGAAAACCCACTTATACCCTTGACATGCTTATTCGAGAGAG GTACCCTAAATTCATTGATGCACTTAGAGATTTGGATGACTGCCTTAGTATGGTGCACTTGTTTGCTGCATTGCCTGCTGTAGAAAGAGAGAAGATACCGGTAAACCGTGTCCATAACTGTCGAAG GTTGAGCCATGAATGGCAGGCCTACATTTCGCGCACCCACAAACTACGGAAAACATTTATATCAGTGAAAGGAATATATTACCAG GCAGAAATAGATGGGCAAAAAATCACTTGGTTAACTCCACATGCATTGCAACAAGTACTTCCTGCTGACGTTGACTACAACATTATGCTGACTTTCTTGGAATTTTACGAG ACACTCCTAGCTTTTGTTAATTTCAAGCTTTACCATTCAATAAATGTGAAATATCCTCCCATTCTTGATTCTCGGCTTGAAGCTTTAGCTGCTG ATCTTTATGCATTATCTAGGTTCTTCGATAGCAGAGCCTCCATGACAGAGTCAAAAGCTGCTAGTATCTTTGACTCTGATGTGAGTAAGGAGACAAACTATGATGAATCTGAACTTAGACTGGCTCAACTTCAACAGCAGCTTCCTTCCAATGAACCAGGTGCCTTAATGCACCTTGTTCAAAATGCTGCAGAAAGTGATGAAGATGATTCCGAAACCAGAAAATGCAAAGCACTTTTCAAGGATGTCAAGTTCTTCTTGAGTCGTGAG GTTCCGAGAGAGTCATTGTTGTTTGTTATCCCTGCTTTTGGTGGTATCGTTTCTTGGGATGGAGAAGGGGCACCATTTAAAGAGACTGACCAGAGTATTACTCATCAG ATTGTTGACCGTCCCACTCAGGGCCACAAATTCCTTTCCCGAGAATATGTCCAGCCACAGTGGATTTATGATTGTATTAATGCACGTATCCTTTTACCAGTTGATGAATATGTTGTGGGAAG GATTCCTCCACCACACTTGTCACCTTTTGTTGATAATGAGGCCGAAGGATATGTTCCTGAATATGCAGAGACCATCAAGCGTCTACAGGCAGCTGCAAGACAAGAAGTGCTTCCAATGCCAGGGGTGGGCAAAGAGGATTTGGACGACCCTCAAAATTTACTTGTGGAAGGCGTCATTGACCGTGCTGAAGCTATTGAAGCTGCCGAGAAAAAACGCAAG ATGTCAATTCTTCAGAAGCAGTATCATGATGAACTGAAAAAAGAACTTGGAAGTACCCAAATTTCTGCTGCTTCAGATGGGAACAAGGATAGTGTTTCTGAGGACATTGATACTGGAGGAGATTCTCTTCCAGATATAAGACAAATTTCCAAGGACGCAGACAGCATGTCCGATGTTCTCATGCCTCGTAAAAAGAGGAAGCTACTAGATGCTATGAAG